The Desulfovibrio sp. DNA window CAACTGGAAGGCCACGCTCACCTTTGACGAAACCATCCGCTACACCGCCGAATGGTACCACTGCTTCTACAAGGGGCAGGAAGGCAAGCAGGCCCGCAATATGCTCGACTTCACCCTTGGGCAGATCGCGGCCTACGTCAACGCCGCCGAGCAGCGCAATCAGGTTTGGGTAAAGTAATGAGTACGTCAGAAATGACTTTGCAGGATGTGGGCATTGCTGGTGCACTGCTGCAACCGCTGAAGGTCATTTCCACAGAGGGTGGGCCGGTGCTGCACATGTTGCGCTCCGGCTCGCCCCTGTTGCCAGACTTCAGCAAGGGCTTTGGCGAAATCTACTTTTCAGAGGTGCTGCCCGGCCACGTCAAGGCGTGGAAGCGCCACACCCTGCAGACGCAGCACTTTGCCGTGCCTGTGGGCCAGCTGAAAATTGTTCTGTTTGACGACAGGCCCGGTTCAGAAACGCGCGGCACCGTGCGCGAGCTGGTTCTGGGCCGCCCGGAAAATTACGGCCTGCTGCGTATTCCGGTAAACGTGTGGTACGGCTTTGCGGCCATGGGCGATGCCCCGGCGCTTATCTGCAACTGCGCCGACATTCCCCACGACCCCACCGAGGGGCTGAAACTTCCAGTCAACGACCATTCCATTCCTTACAAGTGGAGCGAAGGAGGCGTGTAATGCGCTGCGGCGATCTGTTGCGCGAGGCATGGGTTCCCCGCCCTGCCGAAGCTGCAAAACTATCCTTACGCCAGCATATCAGGGCGTGGTGGCAGGCCTGCCGCCCGCCCTTTTTCATTACGGCGGCCATTCCCGTAACTCTGGCCCTTGCCCTCGGCTTTCGGCTGCAGGGTAGCATAAACGCCGCCCAGTGGGCAAGCTATGCCCTGCTGCTGGCGGGCTGTTTTATGGGGTTGACCATAGCCAATCTGGCAAACGACCTCTTTGACCACATTCTTGGCGTGGACGGGGGCGACAATATCGGCGGTTCACGCGTCATCCAGTCGGGGCTCATCAGCCCGCGCCAGCTTTCCATTGCCCTGCTGCTGCTCACACCGGCCACCCTGGCCGTGGGCGGTGCGCTGATCATGGGTCTGGCCCCGGCCTTGCGGCCTGCGCTGTGGAGCTTGAGCCTGTTTGCCGTGTCCTCTGCCGTGTTCTATGTGGCACCGCCCCTGCGCTATGGGCACCGGGCGCTGGGCGAAGTTTTTGTATGCCTCAACATGGGTTTTATCATGGTGGGCGCCAGCACCACCCTGCTGCTTGGCCGGTTCGAGCCTTGCAGTCTGGCCCTTGCCCTGCCCGTGGGGCTCATGGTGGCAGGGGTGCTGTACTACCAGAGCCTGCCCGAAATCGAAACAGACCTGGCGGCGGGTAAACATACGCTGGCCAACAGGCTTGGCAAGCGTCAGGCTTTTCTGGTTTTCCGGCTGTGGTGGCCTGCTGTGTGGATACTGCTGCTCAACCTGTGGGCGGCTGGCCTTGCAGGCTGGCCTGTGGCCCTGTGCCTGCTGGGTTTGCCCTTTTATATTATCGCCTGCGGGCGCATCCGCGCGGCTGGGCAGGGCGACTGGCTGCCGCTGGACGCGCACGGACATCTGGTACGCAAATGCTACCTTATCAGCGGGGCGGCCCTCATACTTGGGGTATTGCTGTAAGATCTACATATCCCGCTAACAAAACGGGGCATTCCTGCTTGCGGCCCATGCCACGGTCAGGAATGCCCCTTCTGCAAAACTGCAGCAGCGTCAGGCCGGATTAATCCGGCCTTTTTTTTCGTTTGTTCGATCGCAC harbors:
- a CDS encoding prenyltransferase, whose translation is MRCGDLLREAWVPRPAEAAKLSLRQHIRAWWQACRPPFFITAAIPVTLALALGFRLQGSINAAQWASYALLLAGCFMGLTIANLANDLFDHILGVDGGDNIGGSRVIQSGLISPRQLSIALLLLTPATLAVGGALIMGLAPALRPALWSLSLFAVSSAVFYVAPPLRYGHRALGEVFVCLNMGFIMVGASTTLLLGRFEPCSLALALPVGLMVAGVLYYQSLPEIETDLAAGKHTLANRLGKRQAFLVFRLWWPAVWILLLNLWAAGLAGWPVALCLLGLPFYIIACGRIRAAGQGDWLPLDAHGHLVRKCYLISGAALILGVLL
- a CDS encoding dTDP-4-dehydrorhamnose 3,5-epimerase family protein, translating into MSTSEMTLQDVGIAGALLQPLKVISTEGGPVLHMLRSGSPLLPDFSKGFGEIYFSEVLPGHVKAWKRHTLQTQHFAVPVGQLKIVLFDDRPGSETRGTVRELVLGRPENYGLLRIPVNVWYGFAAMGDAPALICNCADIPHDPTEGLKLPVNDHSIPYKWSEGGV